From Meles meles chromosome 5, mMelMel3.1 paternal haplotype, whole genome shotgun sequence, one genomic window encodes:
- the TMEM200A gene encoding transmembrane protein 200A: MIATGGVITGLAALKRQDSARSQHHVSLSPSPTAHEKKPVRRRPQADVVVVRGKIRLYSPSGFFLILGVLISIVGIAMAVLGYWPQKEHFIDAETTLSTNETQVIRNQGGVVVRFFEQHLHSDKMKMLGPFTMGIGIFIFICANAILHENRDKETKIIHMRDIYSTVIDIHTLRIKEQKHMNGIYTGLMGDTEVKQNGSSCASRLAANTIASFSGFRSSFRMDSSVEEDEFALNENKSLGHLMPPLLSDSSVSVFGLYSPPSKMTDDKTSGPKKCETKSIVSSSISAFTLPVIKLNNCVIDEPSIDNITEDAENLKSRSRNLSMDSLVVPVPNANDSFQPVSTVFPRNNSIGESLSSQYKSSVALGPGAGQLLSPGAARRQFGSNTSLHLLSSHSKSLDLDRGPSTLTVQAEQRKHPSWPRLDRSNSKGYMKLENKEDPMERLLVPQAAIKKDFTNKEKLLMISRSHNNLSFEHDEFLSNNLKRGTSETRF; this comes from the coding sequence ATGATAGCCACTGGTGGAGTGATAACCGGCCTGGCTGCCTTGAAAAGGCAAGACTCTGCCAGGTCGCAGCATCATGTCAGCCTCAGCCCCTCGCCTACTGCCCACGAGAAGAAACCGGTCAGGCGGCGGCCTCAGGCCGATGTCGTAGTCGTTCGAGGCAAAATCCGGCTTTATTCCCCATCCGGTTTCTTCCTCATTTTGGGAGTGCTTATCTCCATTGTAGGAATTGCAATGGCAGTCCTTGGATACTGGCcccaaaaagaacattttattgaTGCTGAGACGACACTGTCAACCAACGAGACTCAGGTCATTCGGAACCAAGGTGGCGTGGTGGTCCGCTTCTTTGAGCAACATTTGCATTCTGATAAGATGAAAATGCTTGGCCCTTTCACCATGGGGATTGgcattttcatattcatttgtgCCAACGCCATTCTCCATGAGAACCGGGACAAAGAAACCAAAATCATACACATGAGGGATATCTATTCCACAGTTATCGACATCCACACGCTGAGAATCAAGGAGCAAAAGCATATGAATGGCATCTACACTGGGTTGATGGGAGACACAGAAGTAAAACAGAACGGGAGCTCCTGTGCCTCAAGACTGGCTGCAAATACCATTGCCTCTTTCTCGGGTTTTAGGAGCAGTTTTCGGATGGACAGCTCTGTCGAGGAGGATGAGTTTGCACTAAACGAAAATAAGAGTTTGGGGCATCTCATGCCCCCTTTGCTTTCAGACAGCTCCGTCTCAGTCTTTGGCCTCTATTCACCTCCCTCCAAGATGACTGATGATAAGACCAGCGGCCCAAAGAAATGTGAAACCAAATCAATTGTGTCATCGTCCATCAGTGCTTTTACACTGCCTGTGATCAAACTTAATAACTGTGTTATTGATGAGCCCAGTATAGATAACATCACTGAAGACGCTGAGAACCTCAAAAGTAGGTCAAGGAATTTGTCGATGGATTCGCTTGTGGTCCCTGTGCCCAATGCCAATGACTCCTTCCAGCCAGTCAGCACCGTGTTCCCAAGGAATAATTCCATTGGGGAGTCATTGTCGAGCCAGTACAAGTCTTCTGTGGCCCTTGGACCCGGGGCTGGACAGCTTTTGTCTCCTGGGGCTGCTAGAAGACAGTTTGGGTCCAACACTTCTTTACATTTGCTCTCGTCACATTCAAAATCCTTAGACTTAGACAGGGGCCCCTCCACCCTAACTGTTCAGGCAGAACAACGGAAACACCCAAGTTGGCCTCGGTTGGATCGAAGCAACAGCAAAGGTTACATGAAACTAGAGAATAAAGAGGACCCCATGGAGAGGCTGCTTGTACCCCAAGCTGCGATCAAAAAAGACTTTACCAATAAGGAGAAGCTCCTCATGATTTCAAGATCTCATAACAATTTGAGTTTTGAACATGATGAATTCTTGAGTAACAACCTAAAGCGGGGAACTTCTGAAACGAGGTTTTAA